Genomic DNA from bacterium:
AAGCGACGGGCCCGGCGCCGACGACGCTCGCCTACACGAACCACCTGCGGCTTGTCGCGGAAACGTCGGATCTCGCCGCGATCGTCGCGGCGATCCTACCCTGCGCCCACGGATATTGGGAGATCGCCGCGGCGCTGCGCAAGCGGGGCCTGCCCGCCGTCCCGGCGTACGCGAACTGGATCAAGAGCTACACCGCGGACGAGTACGCTGCGGCGGCGCGGTGGCTGGCGGGGGTCCTCGACCGTCTGGAGGAGGAGCGGCCCCCGGACGAAGGCGCGCTGCGCGAGGTGTTTCTCACGAGCGCGCGCTACGAGTATTTGTTCTTCGAGATGGCGCACCGCATGGAGGAGTGGCCGATATGACCAACAACAGCCTGCATCTCCGACGCCTCGTCCTCGCCGCGATGTTCGCGGCCATCGCCACGGTATTGGGCTCGTTACCCGGGCTGGGCAGCATTCCGGTGGGGCCCACGCGCATCGCTCCCTTCCAACACGCGATAAACGCCCTCGCAGGGGTATTAATCGGCCCATGGTACGCGGCCGGCGCCGCGCTCGTCACGGCGATCCTCCGGTACAACTTGCACTCTGGCTCGATCTTCGCGTTTCCCGGCAGCCCGTTCGGGGCGCTCGTCGTGGGCTACGCGTATCGCTGGCTGCGGAACGACGTCGCGGCGCTGGCCGAGCCGCTCGGAACCGGGCCGATCGGCGCGACGCTGGCGGCGCTCGCGTTCCAGCCCATCGTGCACTCGCAGCATACGATCTGGTGGTTCCAGGTGACGTTTCTCTCGAGCAGCATCCCGGGTGCGATCCTCGGCTATCTCGTCCTTCGGGCCCTGCGCCCGGCGCTCGGCATAGTCCGGACCGGCGTGCGGGTCTAGCGGCCCCAATGCCTGCCCGCGGCGCCGCCCTCGATCCGGCCGCCGCGGCCGAGTTGTTGGCGCGCGTCCGGGAGACCAAGCCGCTCGTG
This window encodes:
- the tenA gene encoding thiaminase II, which encodes MSLFARLQDAAAPIRARILEHPFVRGLGDGTLPGDRYQYYLKQDYVFLIEYCRVLALASARAAEPVVAARFSDLLNQTLNVEMDLHRETCWASGISPEALEATGPAPTTLAYTNHLRLVAETSDLAAIVAAILPCAHGYWEIAAALRKRGLPAVPAYANWIKSYTADEYAAAARWLAGVLDRLEEERPPDEGALREVFLTSARYEYLFFEMAHRMEEWPI
- the thiW gene encoding energy coupling factor transporter S component ThiW, translated to MTNNSLHLRRLVLAAMFAAIATVLGSLPGLGSIPVGPTRIAPFQHAINALAGVLIGPWYAAGAALVTAILRYNLHSGSIFAFPGSPFGALVVGYAYRWLRNDVAALAEPLGTGPIGATLAALAFQPIVHSQHTIWWFQVTFLSSSIPGAILGYLVLRALRPALGIVRTGVRV